The Cryptomeria japonica chromosome 2, Sugi_1.0, whole genome shotgun sequence region atggttttcttttgatttccatTATTGATGATTGATTTTGGAATGGACATGTTGTTCATTGACTTAACACTTTATGTGAAACAAAATCTCACATTCATCTAAAACATCAACAATCAAAATGATGGTTTTGAGGCATTATGCATCTTGCTCaatataattgcaaaatccaaaatcTAATGTGACTTTCACATGAACGTGGACTATTGCATACCACATTCAACACTTTGGTGATATTTGGTACAATAATGATGGCACCATGATGCATAAACTCTCAACAACATGGAAACATTTCAATGCCAATCaggcatatttcacaacaatgggctcAATTCCATTCACCAAACTCAACACAAGGCTTCTAAGATAGACCTCTTGATATTCCAACATCTCAAACACATAAGACTCATCAGGAATCAATGCTCAACAACAACCTTAACCATACTCTCACAAAATCCAAACTCTAACAGTCAACACCTTGAGACACTTTTGTAATGATAAATGTGACATGACAAGACCACACATGGTCACCAAGAACATAAAAAAATCTTATAATAATTTTCTGCAACCTTCATGTAGCAGCAAATACACGAACTCACATAGACatgacaatttttttaaaattggctCATTTGACCCCTCAAATCATAAGTGAATTTTTCTAATAAGAAGGAAGTTTGTTCACAACATCATAATCTATCCACATACCATGTTTCATGTCCTTAATTGACCATACATATATGTACCAACACAATTTCTAACTATAGATCTGGGAAACCATTTTCAAAACAGGCCGctttcacaaaaatgatcataacttgctcatttttccATGAAATTCAATCAGACTTGAAGAAAATGAAAGTAGACTCAATATTATTTTTATCCATATgaaattttcaccataatccttCCATACAAAAGATTGCAAATCTCTGCAGTGCACAATAATCAGAGTTTTACTATACTGTAGCACTGTCAAATCAACACTTGGACATCATTTTGCACATGCCAACCTTAACTTGAGACCCTTCAACAAAAAAAATATGATATTTTCCTCCATTCCACCAAATATTAGTCTTTGATCAATGTGGAATTGAGGTTTATTATATTTTCAAAGTCACAGTTTCCCTACCTAGGGTTTTTAACAGTGTTTACAAAAAATGGTATATCTCTTCCAAAActtcatgaaaagaaatgaaaccaAAAAAAAACTACTGGGGATTCACCCCTCTATCATCTCAAGATATCTCAAATTCTAATGAATAAGTTTCCAAGAATAAAAACAATTGATATCAGACTGTCACGTTGATAATACTCAGAAAATTGCAAGAAACCTCAAActtttattgattttcttctttcaatAGACACCAACCCCTCATGATTCGACCATCCATGGTTTTATAAACCTCTTACAACCTCTTTTGATAGTTATAATTAAAATTCAAACCATCATAACCGTTAGGCTTCCCCTTTACATTgtttttgcaatttttgaaatgacaacttttgtcaacATAACAActttttttgacaactttgcaaaacttGACCAAATGACTTCAAATTAATTGTTATCACCTTAGATACACTAGAATAGGCTGAATAAGCCTTATTACATCATTCTCAACCTTCCTTGAGCATTTACCACATTTGACCTTCTTAGGACCTTataggtttacattgaacaaaaaATGGCTTAAAGCCTTGcaatatgatttataatgacttcaaATGGACCCTTGGACCTTATACAACCTTAACACAACATTGAAAACAAAAACCAGCATAAAAACTTTCATGAGGCCTTTCAGGGCCTAGGTGCTCCCGCACCACACCACATATCATCTTGGTGTGGCTTATTTTCGTTGTCCCAACATGATGAATATGAAAGAGAAATCTTGGGGATTTGTGTGGATAAATTTGTGTAAGAGAATTTTACCTTATCATGAAAGGCCCATGGCTAGTTTCCTACATGACTTCATTATTGTGctaaaataaattttgaataatATTGGATTAGTCTCAATATTGAACAAATTGTAGAATATTTGTTCCAAAGCATATGAGGCTAAGAACTCTATTTTAGCACAAATAGGGGGTcgtaatatttaaatatattctaTTATTTTGTGCTACTAAAAAATAAATCATACAAGCACATGGAGAAGTTGTAGTACTCATAAGCATATTATTTCATAAATTAATCCTTTCACTAGTGCAATTGCTGAAAAATTCATGTATTTATCCTCAAAATATTTGAGGGGGGAAAATTCCTCATAGAAAGTGTTCACAAAGGCTTCCCATGCCAAATTGGTTTCTTATCCTTGTTGAGCTATGCGTAAGTGTTTTTCATCAATTCGACTTTGAGGTGGACATATCTAGTACTACAAAGAAGATCATCTCAATAATAATATCAAAGTTGTTGATGCAAAAGCAAGTTTTTCTCTGTTAGATTCATATATCTAGCATATTGGCATTGATTTTCCTTCAAAAGTAGGAATATATATATTGACTTAGACTTTGAATGGATTGCAATGTTACATCAGCTATGTGCGATTTTGTAGTGCTGATCCAAGGTGATTTATGAAGTCACAAAACTATCCAAAGAGTTCTTGGATTTGTATTTGGAAGGAAACATTGAGTCTAATAATACCTTTGGTATGTATTTGTTAGCCATTTTATTACAATCTTTGTTTGATGTTTCACAAATTGAACTAAGTGTGCTCAATCCCCTTAGCTAGTGTGCATGAGTGTGCACTAGATTgaaagaagaaatttatctctAATGCCAGTGATCTAATTCCTAGAATGATCCATGGGAAAATCCTAAAGATGAGTTGGCAACACAACAAGATCataaaactaaaaactaaataaaGATATGTAAATTAATAGACATTTAAGTATGAAAtaattcttccaaatattctaCTTCTATTTATGTTGAAAAGAGGAAATAAGATGAGAATGCATTATGCTTCTTCTACTTCATAGAACATAAAAAGTAAGAATTTAGATATTATAGGTTGTCATCTAGGCTCTAGATATATGTTGGCAAGTGTCCAACACGTATGGTTATTGCTTAAATAAATAAGAtgaaaaacaatttaaaattatATGGTGTTAGTTAGATTTTTGTGATGTGTGGCACAAACATTGCCATGTATTAGATGTTATGGTTCTATTTGTATGATCATGCTCTTTGGTACATACATTATTAAGACGGTGCATGTGTATGAAACCATAACATCTGATAGTTGATTTTCTATGTATCACACATGTTGTTGGCagttttgatgtttatgatgtgattgtcattgatggacacacacttgcattgagatcatttttgtatgtataagttaaagctcaaccgatacatgttccaaccggtatgatgcattatagtctttagactattggtgttttgcagaaagtgtttatcgatctaaagcggtatgttaaccccaagtggttcgaggatctcaagcggtacgaaggatcaaagtggcagaacacatatttcccagtcttcattttgtcaaaccgacaaccagcattttgcttgaaccgatattttgtatgaaccagtaatactctgtgatgagttaccaaccgacattttgtgatgagttaccatccaccgattgtttgacggtgctaacactttaacagtgctttttgtgtcgtgttaccaagtatgtccaggttcattgaacctagggaattggattgtaatcctattggaccgacatgaaatcagattcctttataaggacatcatgtctagggttttaggttgttgctgttggtgaagttgatattgtttctagggtttaaggtggttgaggagtcagagagagtatgaatgtgtaaaagactgaagtaatgttggaatgcattaggaatgagctatcaaggatctaatcaagcaatctgtgctatttgctagatcactcacttgttgattactcacattttcgacaagtttgtagcccttaactaggtaggcccaaaagccttttgtaaatcctctaacaaggtggttcacatttgtggatctaaatcctctagcaaggtagtctttaatcgaacttatctcctaacagagattgagattcctaacaagatctgttttggtaaagaacattgtaagaccttaaccggtctaaccttaactggtctggttcctattcagcagatagttacttgtgagttccatctcatcgtggtttttcccatttgggtttccacgtcaaaatctcttgtgttatggtgtttgtgcttttgtgggtgaatgcattatttgctatttggtttgcatgtgtgctaaccggtttgtctgctaaactattttaccggtttactgttagtcttgcaaagtgtttaagtgcaaagatttttggcatactaattcaccccccctcttagtattcatcacatgtaTGGTTTGGCTAGAAATGACACATGCAACCATGTGTAGGGTTACATGATGCATGCGAGAAATGTTACATAGTTATGCATGAGATTATACGAAAAGGTGCGAGGACAATATTGCATCTAGTTTGGAAAGTACTATGTTACAAGTGCCGAGTGCACTAATGAAGCTACTAAAGAGAAAATGTGTGGCTACACTTGGATCACTAATGGGTTTAGGTATTGTGTATGATTACCAATGTATCTCTTGGTGACCTTAGTTTTTCATACAAGAGTTATGGTAGTAAATAAAAAAGAGGTGTGGATAGGAGTCAACATCACCACTTCTAATGATTTGCACCCAAGAAGTTACCCCTCATTCTAACAAGAAAAATACTTTGATGCCTAAGGATAGTCATCAATTCCAACAACCCATTTCCATTATTAGACTTCATAGCAAGGTACTCAACATAAGCTTAGAGAACTTGATTAAGAGATAGCAAGGACATTTAAAGTAGGTAAAATTTCCCCCTAAATATTGTTCTTTGTATTGGTTTTGGAAGAATAGATTTGAACCGCGAGACCAATTAATTAAGCTTTGTAATAAATATAACACTCATACTCTATGTGATTTTTGTGTAGTGTATGATATGCTTTTTTAGATATACAAGACATCTAGGGTTTTATGATCCAAACAATAGCCTAATTTGTAGCTCTAAACTTTATTTTTCTTACTAATAAAAATATTAACTACAACATGTGCTTTGTGATTTAAAGGGCCACACCTTGACCACATTTTCAATATAGACAAATTTTAATTCGCTAATCATTTATAAATATTCTATCATAGGAGCATCAACATGACACCAATACAAGCTCTTGTAAACACAAATATGATACTAATATTATCTTCTTTCAAGTAACCAAATTAGATTATAACTTAGAAATTCATTTATGTAGAAACCACACTCACACTAGAAGCCAACTGTGGAAGACCACGAGTCACATCTTAAAATTtcatattagatgtccctttggaatttgaatttgggtCTCCATGCTAAGAACTGAATgctttaaccagttaagctcaaccccttggaaaTTTTGTAATTACTTCAATAATGAATGGTGCGTGAAATTGTTTCCAATAAAATATGGGCTATTACAACATATATCAAAGATAAATTTAGACTTTTTCTAGATTTACCTTGAGACCCAAGGCATGTGTCACATCCCAAATTTTGCTTGCATAAACTTAACATTAATAACAATCTCTGTACataacatatatgtgtgtgtatgccaATGAATGATCTTGCTAAAGTTTATCTCAAATTTTATTTATAGTTGTAACATGAATATAAGATTCTTGCATACTGTCATGAAATTAGTCTAATTGACTTTCCTTTTTTATCAATTGTATATACAATATGAGTTTACACATGCACGCACACATGTACAATATCGTTTACTGTTTGATTGAAAtctctttagtgttgagctgcaaaaacatcaaaaaaatattGTTAGAAAACATGAAATATTGTTAGCATATGCATTTACATACAATTTGCATGAAATCATAGAAAAATTTATTGCATAAAGTATCATATACATGtttatcatttttgcatgaaaagaATAATGAGTTATTTTTATGATTTAGTCCATGCATGTtatgttttgaattattttttacTAGGGAAagtagttttcttttctttttttatgtaTGATTATGGCTTTACATTTTTAGGatggtgtgtgggagaaaaagtgacactaagcaaacatgccctaatctcactttcaatcacacatttgtggaatacgaaagagcctagaggtatcacacaattggctacttcttcttgtggaagagagagccacgggctacctattaggatttctattcccttgttgtaattgaaagataaaataatgcaagttcccaaagtgcaagtatgaactaataacaagattacagaattgaacttaaatgatggaaagctgtaaacacaaggataagacaagaatgtaaatgcgtacccggagttaaaatctgactgaaaatgttcaggacgggggcgcgggcgccactgtcctgattctgcccctgaaactgctctggaaactgctgttttgcaacctggaaaagttgtcaaaatgctgaaaatgttatctgtcaggaggaccagggcgcccagcgcccctgcccagggaccagggcgcccagcgcccctgtcctggcaagaccagggcgccccacgcccctgtcctggtcttttgctctgaaatttggtgggcaggtcggtctcagtctgcttcttccgaatctgtaacttgcggcgtcgtccgagtcccgaaacctgcacttatatctgaaaaggtgtttgggcggctatatagggttttgccttagtcaaacccccgcttcggtgatttccacctccacgaatagccaagttgtattgtaaaatgtattgtgtgtgcagacctagtgtgtgtgcaaggtcctaaaatgcaagaaagcaaactagagcaacctagaaagtaaaccctaattgcttgtaaatgataatgtaaatgctctaaatcaagatgcaaagtgatctaaagcatgaataaaggatatattgaagcttatgcaaagacatgaaaacaacatgaaatcatacccaaccctcaagggaggagtacaagccaatcttcagtcggtaatctcctattgttcttcaatgtcttccaagccctaaatgaatgaatgaaattgatgaatgcttgatggatggatgttgattgttgttgaagtcttcaaagatctgctcttttgctgcctagaaggtccttgaaagccaaaattctggatccattcaaatgaagaaagagagctcttatgtatgaaaccctaggtcttaatttcgacttttggccgacctagagattgaatatcccaccaatttcttggggttaagatttattttatgattggatcgtgctcccaaaatttcgggaaaaatgtccgggaccatgtgcacgggcgccatggtcccgacaacttttcaccaaattttcagggccgtcggatatgatgattttagagagaatcccgaagttacaggtgattttgagatgttttgacccccgaaaccaagcccccaagctcaaaataggacttaattagggtttttgattaaatgatgtattggaagaataaaatgaaaagggcacactttaatgaaagggcccaactttatgatgtaggaaatgataaaataggaccttagacctaattaatttaattaattaagtgctaaaggggaaatgcaatgcaagatgcaaaatgcgccaaggcgggtgctaaactaggtgtgaaattgtaccaccctagcaagtgcgtacaatttacgacgctacagatggGTGTTGAATATGGACTAACAAGGGAGGGTATATCTTATTTTTTGGATCTACCTATTCTTTAATGGTTGAAATGCTTTGGCCAAATTTATTTgtaccattgaaatagatggatatttatttatttatttatcttctctaCTATATCTTGATAGTAGGACATGACATTTTCATATGTGAAATGCATGTAAATATATCAAGTTGCACTGGATTCCATTATGTTCGTCGATTCCAGATTGTTGGGTATATCGTGTAGGGTCAGGTATTCTTCAAGTAGGAAAAGTtatggggaagtgtaagcttcatggTTGGACAAAAAATGTCTGAACCACACTCTTGTCTCTTGGTTTGTGGTGGTCGAAGACTCTAGTGTTTTTGTATCTTATTTATATTGTTGTGATGCGATGGGCATGAGAGTCTAAGTCACATCCTTGTAAAATGGGTATCTTGTACTCTATGATTCTTGATTTTACATTACTTCATGTGAAAAATGTAACATGTACTCAAATATAGATGGTGTTTTATTCATTTTTGTGCTAATGTGACTATTgagttatttaattgattttgtgaTATAGTTTTGGGTTATGTCCCTTATAGCATGATACTTTTGGTGTTTATCACATAGTTATTCACCTATTGTAAAAAAGGAAGATACTTAATGACATATTTGCTTTTCAAAATGTGAAAACTAAATTCactataattaataaaaataatcatCAAAATATCAATAGGGATTTAAAGTTCACAATATTGCAAATTGACAAGAAGAGAAAGTGTTGTAGAGGTAGAGCAATTCCTCACCTTATTAGCTACTTGAGCAACACCCCAAAACTATTAATTATGTTTGTGATGAGTTGCCTAAAGTATGCCATGACATTATTGGATTAAATTGAGGTTTACCTTCAAATCCATTATCATTTTAGAGCAAAAACAAGATTATTTCTATCAATTTGAAGACTTGTCTACACCAAGTGCCAATAGTGATGGTGGCTAGGTATCACCCCATAGTAAAAGTACTTATGGAAAGCTTTGGTCATCTCTCCCATCTCATTAGCAATAAGTACAAAAAGTGGATGCACAACAAAAATATTGCAACAAGAAGTTTTGAAATCCTTATGTTCGAATATTGATCCACTTTTGGTAGCTAAATCTAAATGATCCTTCACTACTAGCTTGGTCATCTCAATGGCTTGAATATTTAGTTTTTAGtgtatattcatgtatttatcgtCATCTCTTGAGTACCCTACAAACTTttatatatgtaatttttaaataaattttaatgtgGGCATATCACCATGAGACAATGTTTAGTCATGGTGGGTATGGTGTGACTTATGGGGTGTCATTCCTCTCCACCAACCTATTTCATGTGCTAATTGACTTTATTTTTTAGTTATAACaagagaatttttatttttattttaaaagaagaATCTACTATTTTAGAAGCTCAGATTTCCTTCTGAACATAAATTTATGGTATGCATTTTCAtaagattaaaaaataaatatattaacatTTTCTtccttttagcttttcattttttttcttcttaatTTTATGCTTATGCTATCATTCAAATATGTTTAAATTAATTAGACAAAACGTATTAATCATGACTTGTAAATGTCATTAGAATATTATGAATTGAATCCCCTGTTATATAATTTATTTGCCTTGAAATCTATAAAAATAGTCAAGAAGCTTAATGCAATTATGACTACTATTTGTAAACAAACTTCATTCAAGAACATGGAGTTTGTTAGTAAGAGGTTTGTAAACAAACTTCATTCAAGCACATGTACTTTGTTCTTTACTAACATTTATTTAACATACAATGAGTTAAAAATAATTGCAACTCATCTCTTAACTTATCTCTTGTCATGGGAACAATAAACTTTACTTGTTTTTGTTTGATTTGTCGCACATAAAAGACTCTAATTTTTTCATGTTAAGATATTTAATTGTAACATTCTTCTTATTTATGTGGACATCTTCTATGACATTCTTTAAATTTATTGTGGTTCTTATCCTCTTGAActcctcttatttcatatctatGATAACTTCAAGTACTTTTTTTAAATACACCTTAACAAAAAATAATGTCCTTTTTTATGAAGGTGGTCAATAACTTATTTCATTCTTTGCATTACCTTTCAACCTTCTACTAATATTTATTAATACCCTTATGATGTTTAATATTGTAATAAtataaattatgattttatttttaaatatacaaATAAACTTCTTGTCTCACATCAATCTATAAACCTCATCATATAAGCTTTACAAGAACCATACATGAATGCTAATCAATATATAATAAAAACATAATCTTATTTTTGCACATATAAATTCAAATAAACTATTtctaaattcaatggcaaatggcAAATGGCAGACCTAATATTGGCATAATGAGATATAGTTAATCTAGACAGAGGGACCGTACAAACTGATAAAAGACTGTTTATTTGCTGTGCTGTGATCGCCTTCTGCTGTTCTCTGTAATTATTCTTAGCTTTTTGCAATATAAATATAAAACTGATAAAAGAACAAGAGGTGCACTCCCAACAATGTCCAAGCATTGTAGGTAATTTTCAATATTTCCTGCTTTTCAAGAATTATTTGATATCCCTCCAGCATTCCTCTCACTTTGCTCAGCATTCCAGATGTGTTGGTTTCCTGAAAACAGTTCGATGTTATGACACTCCCATGGTATCATAAAACAGCATTAAACAAATATCTCATCAGTACCTCCAGGCAGTGATGCATATTGCATATCATAAATCTGATTTTCTAAAGTCAGTAGCCTAGTCTAGATCTCCAAACGCACAAAAGAATATATTTTAGAATCTGGAAATCAAATCTGATTCCTTCATCACTGCAGGTCAGACACCGTGTATTTTGTTTTAGTGTAAGCCTCTATTTACAGATTGATTCACTTAACATCAGCAATAATCACTGCAAGAACATTGTCCTTGTTTGatagttgaaacttgaaactatGTAACCAGTTTCCATCTCTCAAAACAATTTTGGAGATAAACTTGGCAGCAGTATGGTAGTCATCATACACTTGCAAGGCGCTGGCGGCTGGACAAACCTAATAAGTATTTCAAGGGTTTGTTTAACAATCCAAAAATGATTGCCAGCTTTTCAGAATGGTGGCAGACGAACAATTCTTTTTATCATCCATATCATTCAGTACATGTTTTGATCAGGAAAATACTCTGCTGACTTCATATCCTAAGATGATGTCGCCTATTTTGCATGGATCTACAGTGTAGGTTGGTGTTATCTGTCTGCTACACAAAATCCGCGTACTGTCTTATAAccttcaatccaactacatccaggtatcttttcaattcctctatcttcatcaatttccttacCAGTTGAACCTCACTCCACATTCCAACTTCTGCATAGATGTTTGACAGAATAACATTAAGTTGCAGCATTCTTAGCATCCAGCTCAAAAAGAAGAGTTGCTGTATATAGTCCTAGCTTTATATTCTTATGTGCTTTACAGGAACCAAGAAAACACGTCCACACAACCACCACAGGAGtaattggcattttgatgataaaGTTTAGAGTTTCCTCATGATAGCCAGCACGGCCGAAAAGGTCAACCATGCACCAAAAAACGGTACCATGCCCATAATGATCAATTGTGGGCATAATGTTATGTAAGTTAGTCATACCATTGAAATATTCACAGCCCTCATTCACTAAACCTGCATGGCTGCATGCTAATAAAACACAAACGAAGCTTACACAATCAGGACATGTTCCAGACTGCTTCGTTAGTTCGAAGAGTTCAAGAGCATCCTTGCATaagccattttgtgcatatcctgaaaTCAATGCAATCCATGAAACCAcatttttttgaggcattttttcaaacagttcacgtgccctgtttatgctcccacattttgcatacatatctaccagGGCATTTGCAACTACAACATTTGGCAATAATCCCCTTTCCATTATGTTTTGATGTATATCCATACtctgttctaaagctcccattttagcACATGCTGGGAGGATACTGACAAAGGTTGTCGAGTCTGGGTTTACACCTGCCACTCGCATTTGTTTAAAAATTTCCAGGgccctttcaacaaatccattttgttcatatcctgcaatcatcgcaGTCCAAGAAACCACATTTTTTTCAGGCAtgttgtcaaacagttcacgtgccttatgtgtacttccacattttgcatacatgtctaccagagcatttccaactgtAACATTTGATAAACATCCCCTTTCCATTATGCttcgatggatgtccataccctgttctaaaGCCCCtgttttggcacaggctgggaggatgctagcaaaggttgtggcgTTTGGCTGtaaacctaccaattgcatttcCTTAAAAGTTAGTAAGGCTTTTTCAACAAAATCATTTTGTGAGTATCCTGCGATCATTGCATTCCACGAAACCACATTTCTTTGCGGCATTTCTCTGAAAAGCCTCGAAGCCTCGTCAAGAAAGCCATTTTGTGCACATCCTgtaatcattgcagtccatgagaccacatttttttGACGTATTTTGTCGAACAGATGCCTTGCCTTGTGTATGTGTCCACATTTGGCGTACATATCTAGGAGGGAatttacaactacaacatctgatatAAAACCTCTTTCCATTATGCTTTAATGGATGTGCATAccctgttctaaagctcccattttggcacaggctggaaggatgctggcaaaggttgtggagttCGGATTTACACCTGCCAACTGCATTTGCTTAAAACTTTCCAAGGCCTTTTCAGCAAACCTGTTTTGTGCATACCCTGTAATTATTGCACTCCATGAGaccacat contains the following coding sequences:
- the LOC131048500 gene encoding pentatricopeptide repeat-containing protein At2g22070, producing the protein MSFQRVSNSHIKEGGFMFVTDKLLQNTLIRMYEKCGSLVDAHEVFDQMTECDVFSWNAIIAVYRRHGYPHEALTLFHKMRADGIQPNQFTFASILSACSKVRVLEHVVQPNSATFASILPAYAKMGALEQGMEIHQNIVKRGFLSAVVIANALVDMYAKCGSTREAHKLFDKMPQRDVVSWSAIITGYAQNRFAEKALESFKQMQLAGCAQNGFLDEASRLFREMPQRNVVSWNAMIAGYSQNDFVEKALLTFKEMQLVGLQPNATTFASILPACAKTGALEQGYEQNGFVERALEIFKQMRVAGVNPDSTTFVSILPACAKMGALEQRYAQNGLCKDALELFELTKQSGTCPDCVSFVCVLLACSHAGLVNEGCEYFNGMTNLHNIMPTIDHYGHGTVFWCMVDLFGRAGYHEETLNFIIKMPITPVVVVWTCFLGSCKAHKNIKLGLYTATLLFELDAKNAAT